GATATTTTTcactatacgtattattatgccTACCTAAATGCACGTTTACCTACTCTAAGCCCGCAGTGTCCCGACGCGCGAGGTGCCTAATCGTGTTATTATGTTGGTATAGTTGGTAGCACGTGTCAAAATATTCAAACGCTCTGCAGGCCTATAGTTTTGACCCGCGTAAAGGTCACAAAAAACTGGTTTGATTACATCACAGCCCACGGTATCCCTACGCGAGTAAAATACTAATGTTGGTAACACACGCTGACGCGCAACCAACGAATCGAAATATTTCGGAAACTCAGTCCTTCAGCCGTGAACCCGAATTATTGAGTGTTCAAACTGCAGCGGAGCACACGACGACGACGCACACAGACAATTGTACGCTGTGTGCATGTGCTGGGCCACGGTCAccattccataatattattcaattcttCCAAAGTCAATATATATCgcatcatttatatataatattatcgtcctGAAAAAGTGCACTGTTCGACTGATTTCACTGTAAGTAAATACctgatatcaatatttattcgatgtatattatattatattatattataatatatatgtatatttaaattttttatttgaaataatatttagtaggtaggtattcatttaCAACAGTATTTAATAAgctcaacaatattaataatatgtcaaataaaaaaataattattattaaataataagataattggTATTTAGAATACGATactacaattaaatttatttaatggtaatttatattggtctatattattgtatacctaatgcTGAtcgtgaaaatgtataaattacgtttttttgAATACTGTCAAgttcaacagtttttttttgtgatttccCCTTCTAACCATAACCTTGACCTCGAGAATACGAAGGTCTCCTTTTTACTCCTAAAAACGAAAGTGTGCATATTTCGTagtgttattacaatattattataacgcgtcATAATATCGTGTCGCATTTGCATTAAAGTAGCGAAGTATTTTTAATGTCCTACTAGGTATAAATGACTTCCGATCGTTGACATTTTTTGATactgcaaaaataaatattattaactctcTCCCTGTAGCTCACAATCTCACACGCACATACACACTTTCGAGAAGTAAAATACTGAAAACCTACTTAggtttttagaataaaaaaactaatttttacaacatataattagttattgttatcgatgtttttatttttagttttaactgCATGGAGAGTCATGTGCGGCTGCTTAAGTAGTACAGTTGAAAAGGATAGCGCAGCTCATTATGGAGACAGTAGACATTACCACTGCGAACGCCGGCACCAAAATTGCACTGCGCGCCAACATCGTTTCGCTGCCGACACCGGTGCAGGTGGAGATACTTGTGACATCGCTCCTGATAATTACGTCAGTTATCGCCGTGATAATGGAACAGTTAGACGCAGTTTCGATTGTTTTATCGGCGACAGTGGTGGCGGTCATCGCGGTGGCGATCTTCACGTGGGTCGGCACGACGTTGATCCTATATGCAAATATTACGACGTGGACCACCAGAGACGGGATTGCGGTTATTTCATTGCCTATCATGGTGATAACAGTATCAACTCATACTTCGCTGTTCGTCACGTTGACGGTGGAACTTACTTTGAATTATAATACGGAGCAGGCGGATGTGGCAGAGGCGGTGGCGGAGATAACGACGGCGGCGGAGAGGATGGCGCAGATGGCGGAGAGAGCGGCGAGGGCGAGGGCTTGGCGGGCAATAGCTAACCACATTCTTGGCCCATATGTTTATCACCATCATCATTTTCATCATCTTCATCATCTTCATCATCTTCATCATCTTGAAGAGTTTTTTGAAGAATAATTCGTCGTCGGCGGGCACTAGCTCACCTCTAaatataacagtttttttttcttcaaataataccttaatttaatattatgggtaCCTGCTggctactacctacctattaaacttACACTTATTAAGTAATTCAAATCAATACAATGATGCATACAAGTATTATGCGCATGAAAACCCAGCCTGGGTATAAATAAGTTacctaattttaactttttaactttaatttctttctaaatttaatttttattgatatatactcataattaataacaatttgatttaaatcAAATCTAAGTTaccttaatttataaaaaattatataataaatataatacaattattaatgatgatgcatattgcataaacatttactttttattactttaagcCATATTActggttatttttatattttaaaaaaataataaaacaataacttaatttaaattaataagtaaactGTAAGTTCCATACAccatttaacttaactgagttaaataGATATTGGGAtaactataaacttttaaaaatattttccatcaacttaatttaactaatttaaaaattatcattcatTAGCTCAGGCTGCTGTTGCTCCGCACAGATTTTTGTATTGACcacattattatgtaggtaggtatagcctgcataggtttttttaaatttttatttggaaaacattttcatttcatttattatcTTTCTCTTTtagtatatcaaataattattattcactggCCTAAGAAAACCGAACtcgattaatattgtaattcaaagaAATATGTAGTATGAGTTGTTTTTTCGAtgagttttatttttgtgcTCTTAGCtagttagtaaataataattaattaaaaagtatatactcgtatttttaaattatgtattctcAATACTTaagcttaataattttaagacaatttttataatatttacatgatTTCAAAGCCGTAACAGAAAGGTCAAATATCTGAACCCTCCCCAGCACCATTCTTTTTTAAAGTAGAAATATTTTAGtagtaaatattgtttattgactATTAgggttcaacatttttttaatccaGTTACTGGACACTTGCctttcattatataaaataaaaaattctttattcCCTATATTCCTGCTTTAAcgaaagtatacaattattattaaaagatatttaactgtttgttttcaattttctctcTCTGGGGATCTTAGACAAAACTCGTTCTGCAAAAATGTTTTGACGTaatcgagttttttttttgttatttaataattttaatgtgtcagcatatttcatgaaattacAAGTTTAGATCTTACAGTTAaatcacaaattataaacattttaataaagagTATATTTAAGGTGTTTGATATCGATTttcctaaatatttattcaaaagaatttaatatccatttaattgacaaaaaataatttgtgttttttaaagttaaataatagtaatataaagaACCGATGTGATtaactatcaaaaatattattttatatttgttttaataggtgtttttactttgttactactcaaaaattataaaaacgatttacGTGAATGCGATTTATCTATATGTTGTGCGTAGGTCTGAGAGATAATACAGTTAATATTTCGAAAACCTAATATtaggaataattttatattttcgtttaaacaataatgatgagAATAaagagtttttatattttaaaagtaaaaattatgagtATTCGGTAtctatatattgaaaattgtttgacCCTCACCCTATTTGAGATTGTTTATCAGTTACGGCTTTGTATCATTTCAATTGTTTATGTCCATCACAAATCACTAATTTTTTATGTGGTTTTGGATATTATACTCAGTATGTATATCTACAACTCCAAAACTCGTAGTTGTACAATAATCAACTTATACGCACCTAAGCTCAAACCGAGTTTCATGAGAACGACGGCAGACTGCTCGTTCCAGCGCGTGTGGCGTcgttaaatagtataatattttagtgtcacctcagcacataatattattgcctaACGGGTCtgatctattttaataaaaattaatcaagcCTAGGCgagttaatgataatattttgtaatttgatatGTTAAGTTTATAGGAAACAATCAAACAAGTTTAAAGTTTACAGTTATCTTATTTTTCTTTAACTCTGTTCAGTTAAAAGTCATACGgaaacttacaatattataatattatcatattattttatgttatttaatttttttaatacataagcagcaagtaatttgttttaaaataataaaaatgcaaatgctTATGAATTAtgcatcattaataataattttattattatattaattatttataaattaacggaACTTGGATTGGATTAAAAGTAACATGTTATTTATCAAGTTTATGTCAATTTATCAAATTCagttaagtaataaattaaatttaaaaagttaaaattaatttaactgttcacctaatttaaactttttaacttatttaatatttatgcccaggcttgatTTTTAGAATACGTTGTgtcgtcattattatattttatcggtcAAGATTATCGCGCCAGGTCTATAATTGCCTCAACGAATTCGTCaatcatattatcaattatataagacataagtggaatatttatacatttgtttgCTGTGTGATCAccaaatcagaaaaaaattttaaaatataatttgtcggTTAATCAAGTACCTAATCGATTTGTTTCTTTTATCATTAAtcgaaacaaaattttattttcaacatgaaattataataaatgtagtaaaaaacAAAAGGTTAACAgaaattattgaagttatttcTGAGACAATTGGCCTTTATCGGGTCGTTTATTCGGGACACTGGAATATACAACATCGGGACCTATTGACAAACCTAAAATATACCAATGCTCTTGTCTcgcgttaaaaatattatattatataggtagtacattaatacctatactgGTTTTACTTATACACCACTAAGacttaagataataaataaaacgcaTATAAGCTGCATATAGAGACATATAGactataacaacaacaaaataattctcaatatattatgacataaatcgtttttctacgacgaaaatattatgtagtatatgaaatattatttaaaattatttatatatcttaaGACAACGTGTTTATTAATATGGAACACACAT
This is a stretch of genomic DNA from Acyrthosiphon pisum isolate AL4f chromosome A3, pea_aphid_22Mar2018_4r6ur, whole genome shotgun sequence. It encodes these proteins:
- the LOC100572902 gene encoding uncharacterized protein LOC100572902, with the translated sequence MCGCLSSTVEKDSAAHYGDSRHYHCERRHQNCTARQHRFAADTGAGGDTCDIAPDNYVSYRRDNGTVRRSFDCFIGDSGGGHRGGDLHVGRHDVDPICKYYDVDHQRRDCGYFIAYHGDNSINSYFAVRHVDGGTYFEL